A stretch of DNA from Drosophila virilis strain 15010-1051.87 chromosome 5, Dvir_AGI_RSII-ME, whole genome shotgun sequence:
AGTACACATATAAACACATAAATCCGTTTTTCTTATTTCAAAGAGggatttcaatttttcacgAGCGTATACTAAGTTGAAAGACAATATCTAAGCAAGGCCGGGCAATACCGCTAATACCAGATAAAACGAGAACGTATAGTTATGTTCGGTATGCCGgatatttaatacccttgcagagatGAGAAAATGGTGATGCTCGTAAATGCTGAgatttacaaaaatatcttggaaaacacaATATGGTgccataaaataatttaattaaatatggtgaatatttagatatagttttcaaccgatccttcctttggcagctttatgatatactAGTCCGATCCAGCCGGTTCAGGGATACgtactgcgtgcaacagaaagagggacgtatgcagacagacagacgaacatgacTATACCGACTCGGCTGTTGGTACCgatgaaaattatatatactttatggggtcggacatGTCTCTTATGCGTTATACATTTagaaacaatattataatactgtctgcaagggtataaattatatattacttAGGGTTTTATAAATTTCTCCCTTGCCAATGCTTGCATATGGCGTTATAGAATTCATATTGGAAtcttgaatatttatataatttcatTGATAGCACACCTCCACTTTGCACACTCCAAAGTATTCCACATCGAATGATACTAATTTTGtgtacaaataaattatttacgcACCTGCATAAATGGCCTCTATGATGATATCCTCCAGGTGTCGCACATTATCGATTTCCAGTTCGTTCAGCAGCACTGCATATGGAATGCTTTTGGATTTAATGGCCAGCGAGACAATGGTCAGATGCTGCAGCTTCTTCTGCATTGCGGGCGTCAGCTCAATGTATTCCTGCGGCTGTGCACGGAACTGTTTGTAGGTGCCGTAGGCGAACAAATTGAGAGTGTTGTAGTACTTGGCATCGGGTCCGTCTTTAAGCTGTAGCAAAAGTAAACTTTAGCTGGGCTTGGAGTGGATACTACCGGTTACCTACTTCGGCCACATTGGGCTCTGCCAGAAGCTCACCGAACACAAACACATTCGGCGCATCCAGCACTTGCTTTATGACATCGAGTAGCGCGGCGCCGGTTGCGTTCTTGGCCAGCAGGCAGAACTGCTGCAGAAATGtctccttgttgttgctgggctCTTCATTGCCGAGCAGCATATCCTGAGCCATTTTGATTACTGTCTGcgtttaatttgcaatttgtttctTATTCTTTAATTGCACAGCTGCTGTGCTATTGCTTGGTTTACTATCGATTGTGACAATAGCAAACGATATAACGATATAGCATGGCAAGCGTTACGGAAAAAACTATCGACTGCAGCTCTATCGATATATAAGTTGTTGGCGTCAGCTGTTTCCCGGCACTAAGCATGTTAAAAAGCTGGTTGCTATGACAATCGAAGTCTGTAGGCTGAAAATGTACGCGCGCTTTTATAGATTTAAATTTTACAGCCTTAACTCCATACGAattgatatattaaaaatttattttgaacaatttaacCTATAAAAATACCACGAAGggacatatatacatagatttCATTAT
This window harbors:
- the CSN7 gene encoding COP9 signalosome complex subunit 7, which gives rise to MAQDMLLGNEEPSNNKETFLQQFCLLAKNATGAALLDVIKQVLDAPNVFVFGELLAEPNVAELKDGPDAKYYNTLNLFAYGTYKQFRAQPQEYIELTPAMQKKLQHLTIVSLAIKSKSIPYAVLLNELEIDNVRHLEDIIIEAIYADIIHGKLFQNTRILEVDYAQGRDIPPGYTGKIVETLQAWVNSCDGVSNCIEMQINYANAEKAKRLYNKERIEQELINLKKVLKSQASDSDESMQIDTHGPGTSGTSGMSQSEVRKKPTKMKNPRSSAVGLKFSK